Part of the Bacteroidota bacterium genome, AGGTACCATTTTAGCTACTTTCCTTGCAATTCCGGCGTTGTGAATAACATCTACAACATCGCTGACATTTTTGTAAGCATCTGGTTTTTCTTCAGTAAGTCCGGATATTGTTTGAGAGCGGACTAAAATGTTTTGGTTTTTCATTTGCTTCATTAATTTTTCAGGACTCGTTTCACGCTTTGCCTGTGACCGGCTCATTGAACGTCCCGCACCATGGCAGGAAGAACCAAAAGTTTCTTGCATAGCCCGTTCTGTGCCGACAAGAACATAGGAGCAAGTTCCCATACTGCCGGGGATCAGAACAGGCTGTCCTGATTCCTGTAACTCAAGAGGTAATGCATCGTGTTTTTTAGGAAACGCTCGTGTTGCTCCTTTCCTGTGAACGAGGACTTTTTTTCTTCCACCATTTCCGCCAAATATTTTTGAATCGATATCATGTTCTTCGAACTTGGCAATATTATGGCAAACATCGTAAACAATTTTCAAATCGCCGCTGCCGATAATTCTTTGAAATGCCTCGCGAGTCCAATGAGTAATCATCTGCCGGTTTGCAAATGCAAAGTTTGCTGAAGCCGCCATTGCCGAAAGGTAATTGCGCCCTTCCTTCGATTGAATTGGAACACAGGCAAGCTGCCGGTCAACAACACTGATTCCATATTTTTTCATTCCTTCTTGCATAATATCTAAATAATCGGTACACACTTGATGCCCCAATCCGCGTGATCCGCTATGAATCAAAACGACTATCTGATTTTTTTGCAACCCGAATTTGAAAGCAGTTTCTGGCTCAAAAATTTCTGTAATGACTTGAATTTCGAGGAAGTGGTTACCGGAACCTAGTGTACCAAGTTGGTCGTGCCCGCGCTCTTTAGCGCGTGAGCTTACAAGGGCAGCATCGGCATTTGGAATTTTTCCGTAATCCTCGATATGTTTTAAGTCGTCTTCTTTTCCATATCCATGTTTAACAGCCCATGATGCGCCATCGTGCAGAACATTATCGAGTTCTGCTTTTGTAACATTCAACAGTCCGCTTTTTCCGGTACCGCATGGAATATCACGGAAAAGTTGATTCAAAAGTTGCTCTAACATCGGACGGACCTCTTTATCCAAAAAAGGAGTTGATAATAAACGAACGCCGCAGTTAATATCAAAACCGACCCCACCAGCCGAAACTACTCCGTTGTCAATATCTGCTGCTGCAACTCCGCCGATGCAAAATCCGTAACCTTGGTGTGCGTCGGGCATAGCGAGCGATCGACCGATCATTCCCGGAAGTGTTGCAACATTAGCAATTTGTTCTTTCGTCTGATCTTTCTCGATGTGTTTAATCATCGCTTCGTCGGCATACACCAATCCATCTATCAGCATTCCTTTTTTATAACTCTTCGGAATCAAATATCTATAATCATCAATTTTTTGAAACATAGCTCTACCCTTTATTTTAAAATCCAATCTTAAAAATTATGCAAACCATAATTTTTCGTTCCGAAATCCGAAATCTTAAATTTGAATTCATATATCCACAAACACCCTCACCAAACCTCTTTCTTCATTTGAATGCACTAGTATTTGATGATAAGTAATGGCTTTAACATCTAACTTCGTGAGATGCTTTTGGTTATCGAAGTTCTCACCTTTAACTTTTGCTTCTAAAAAATTCGGAGA contains:
- a CDS encoding RtcB family protein, with protein sequence MFQKIDDYRYLIPKSYKKGMLIDGLVYADEAMIKHIEKDQTKEQIANVATLPGMIGRSLAMPDAHQGYGFCIGGVAAADIDNGVVSAGGVGFDINCGVRLLSTPFLDKEVRPMLEQLLNQLFRDIPCGTGKSGLLNVTKAELDNVLHDGASWAVKHGYGKEDDLKHIEDYGKIPNADAALVSSRAKERGHDQLGTLGSGNHFLEIQVITEIFEPETAFKFGLQKNQIVVLIHSGSRGLGHQVCTDYLDIMQEGMKKYGISVVDRQLACVPIQSKEGRNYLSAMAASANFAFANRQMITHWTREAFQRIIGSGDLKIVYDVCHNIAKFEEHDIDSKIFGGNGGRKKVLVHRKGATRAFPKKHDALPLELQESGQPVLIPGSMGTCSYVLVGTERAMQETFGSSCHGAGRSMSRSQAKRETSPEKLMKQMKNQNILVRSQTISGLTEEKPDAYKNVSDVVDVIHNAGIARKVAKMVPIAVMKG